ACAATTCCATGCATGCAAACAGAACACAAGTCTTGAACCTAGATAGATAGGTATCACAGATAAACCCTCCAATCAGTGCTAGTAAAAATGCAGTTCCCATATAGTTGGTCAGGGTTGTGGCAGATTTTGTTAAGCTGAAGTTCATGTACCCAAAGAAGTATGTTACTAGACTCACTgcattggcaacaaaggccatGTTCTCCAGCCCCTCCATAGCTGCATGGACAGATTGGAATGTAAATTTGCTTAACAAagccaaacaaaacaaaacacttTCCATAGATGAAAGGATACAAGGTAGAACATGGAGTGGGGATTTTCAAGCTGTTACTACCATATACAAAAAGTGCAGCTCTGTTTCCTCCTAGCCTTCTTTGCCGCCTTGGATTGTTTTCCATATCTCTGCAGATTCCCTAGTAATAGATCAAACAAATTCAATTTACCAAAGCAAAGTTAGGATGAGATTTGCTTTAACATTgaaaaagagagagatatgTAACACTAATTGCAGCAAATTAAGCTAACTCAAGGTTCAAGATCAGACAAGGGTCTTGAACCTTGACTTTGGAATCCTAGAGCATGTTTGAGAAGCAGATTCATTCTTCTTGATTGGTCTAATtagaagaagaatgaaaatgTCTTGCAAGAAAATGGAAAGGACCAATTACCATTGTTAGGGCCTTCTTTGATTAATTGATTTGAAGGACAGACCCGCTTCTTCATGTACTAgtacttcattctccatgaactTATATAGGGAAGAAAGCCATGAGAATATCATATGCCAACTTGGAgtttagaaaaataaagtgGGTCACAATTTGTAAGCTGCTTCCTGCTCGTCTACTCCCTAACCCTATAATGTGGATGTTTTGAATTTATTAGTTGACTAAATCATTTTGTATGAATTGAGAACGAATAATTAAGATTCATACAGTCAAAATATTAGGTAATGGGATTGATTGGCATCTCTGAACTACCTTCTTCATGCATGATGTGACACAACACACAACATATACAAAGTTGACCAAGTTCATGTCATGTAATGGCATTCAATCATTGAAGCCAGCATTTGCAACCAGTTGttgtgaaatttatttttttatcaatgtATGTCTTTATATATAGTGAGTTAAACACTCCCTTTAACACTCTATTTCCAACATTCTCTTATTGATTGGTTAATATTCATGTGGTCCATTAAAATTATGTGTTTCACTTCCAATTTAATGGAACGcacatgaatttcaaccaatcAATAAGAAAGTGATGAAAATAGTGTATTAAAATGATTGTTGCTAGCGATCCTTGTGAGTTAATCAAATCAACTAACAACTAAAGTAAACGAATCCTGTTATTTAGAGCCTGAGATGCAGCatgttaatttattttgttatgCTTCCAGCCATACGAGATTTGTTGGAGATAACTGAATCTTAGTTTTGTTAGTTGGTGATTTAACAGTTTTCTTAGTTTGTTGGTATGGCGGGAAGTTAGTTGTTGATCGCGTAAGTTGTTAGTTACGGTAGTTAAATTATAGCAGCAGTAGAAGACCTTGAATCGAAGTACATAAGTAGAAGCTATGTATGTGTACTTGATGAGATGGTCAACTCAAttgttctcatttctctttaaTCACGTTTATTTTCTCTCTGAATTTCTTCACCATTTtgaaatggtatcagagctctttCTCAAGGGGAGTATGCTTTTGCCATTGCATCCATAGTTGATTGATTCTTTGATTATGTTCTTCCATTCAATCGATTCTGCTGTTGACTGGCTCTCTTCAATTTCTCTTTTTCAATTCATTTGATTAACGATGAGAAATTTTCCTTACAATCATGGTGATTCTTCAATCTTAGCTTGTTGTATTCTCTGTTGCTCTTTTAGGTTTAGGCCCACATATGTAAATGTCAAATACCTTGTGGTTTTAATTTGATCCCTAATATGAAGTAGTATAGGGAAAACAGTTGTGATTATTCGACTTCTAGAGGGATTAATTGATTCAAATAAGAAATTATATTAATTGATGAATCTTCTTCCATCTACTGATTAGGTATTTCTATTACCTATTTAACAAGAACGGCTGTCTAGTTGTGTGACAGATGATTGAAAGTTCAATTCACATCCATGCCATTGATAAACGAAAGATGTGAAATGTaatgtgatgtgatagaaaaaaaagatatagaAAGGAAAAATGGTGTATTTAAGATTGTCAATTTGTCATTACCATTGGTGACTCACGTAACTTAACTCAAGTAAGTGGTAGTAGAAGTAAGCAGGTTAGCAATGGAATCAGCATCACGGCCCAAAATATACTGAATTTCCTACAAGCATATGTTTGTTAAACTTTTGTCTACTTGTGTATAGAGTTAATTAAGGCAacgattataaatttataattataaatGAACAAGTTGCGCTGATCACCAACATAAGCAAATGCGGCTTATATGTTTGGCAGGCACTATAGATACCAAGATGCAGCATGTTTATTGTATATACGTTTCTGTTGTTTGGATGCAGAATAATATTTCTAAAAAGTAGCATTTTGTCGTGATTAAGTTAATTGAACTAAATGATGTCACACTCTAATAATGATCTTATACAGTCTTTTAAAATTAATGGCGGTAACTAGTGACATACACATActaataaatattttgatttaaggTTGAGCCTTCacctaaaattgaaaattgatgAGCTTTTGGGGCTTATGGGACTTAAAGGCGGTTAAGAGCTATGATAAGTAGTTGAGTCTTCCTACTATTATTGCGGAATAGAAAACTCAGCTTTTTAATTTTGTAAAGGAGAGATGATTTAGAAAAACTTAGAGTAGAAGGACTGAGCAGTGCATGAAGAGAAGTGCATATGAAGTCTATTTcccgggagttgggtttggcaccccacctatggggcttggcaccccactttatcaaatacggaatttaaagttccgtattctccatattgaatacggaacttaaaattccgtactgtatttaagcatgcgtgtcacattttcaaccactcattatatactaaaacagatacggaattttattttccgtattgatacggaaatttaaattccgtatctattttagtggggtgcaaagcctaaggggtggggctccaaacccaactcccctatTTCCCGTGTGATCCATGCCCACATTATGAGATGCTTTCCTTTTCTAGCTTGGATTTGCTTTGATATTGAAGGAATGGTTATAAATTTTATTGGGGAGGATATGTCTCTAAAAGGAAAATGAATTGGATGAGGTGGAGCAAGCTAGCCCAACCGAAGGTGGTTAGTGGTCTTGGCTAAAGCCACGTTTAAATCTTTTAATATTTCTCTCTTGAGCACCTACTGGCACCGACTTGAGCTTCTGTCACGTTCTAAACCTCCCACTATTGGTCTGCGCTCTGTGCTCTGCCTCTATTGCCTTCCCCCTATGTTCATCATTGTTGCTAGTTGTTTGGGATCTACTCGAGCCTTCATCTTTTCTCTATATTCTCAAAGTTGTCAATTTGAGCCTATTGATGTCGCTGAAGCAAAAAACGAGCTTTCCTAATAGTTGTACTATTTGCAACTTCAAAAGAGCCGAATGAGTTCCGTTGATGGGAGCGCCGTGTAGAAAATGTGATGAAGGTTTTTCCTGCTCAAAAGTCATTAGTTACTCTGTAAGGTTTTTGTAAGACCTTGAGGGTTTTTACATTATATGGTTCAACTGGCCTCTTAGCTTGAGTGTGAATGTTTGCTGGCTAGTTATCcatactttttaattttttagtttatttttttcaaaatggaCAATTAACACTAATTTTATACTATGAGAGTTTTGAATGGTCGGTACCATAGAGGTACCAAAGTTTTTCTCCACACTTTGAATGTTCGACGTTTAGAATTTGATGAGTGCTACCAATACTTTCCTTAACTTTCTTTCCACCATTTTCTCATTGATTAGATGAAATTCATGTGAGTCCCGTGTGAATTTTTAATGAACACCGTGTGAATTTTAACTAATCCAAAAAAAAGTGTTGGAAATAAAATCAAGAGAATATTGCTACTATCATTTTTCTTAGAATTTAATTATAGGCCTGTTTTCTCAAAGGTTTGTGATGGGCTTTGTTTGATCATTCACAAACTAGCTGGCTCTAGAAGCCCAAAATGTAGAAATTCCAAATACCAAATTCCAAACTTAATCCTTAAGCATTTGCGTAGCCACGTACACGACGCGGTAAACTTGTGTAAATATTAAATTCTCAACGTCGTCTTCACTCGTTAAAACCAGTTTCCTCTCCCTCacatcacacacacacacagttCTCAAAAAATGGATCTCCGAGAATCAATCGAAACCCAAACCGACGTTTCCCTCACCATCGCCAAACTCCTGTTCTCGAAACATTCCAAGGACAAGAACGCCGTGTTTTCTCCCTTGTCCCTCCACGTCGTGCTCAGCATCCTCGCCGCCGGTTCAGAGGGCCCCACACTCCACCAGCTTCTCACCTTCCTCCGATCCAACTCCACCGACCACCTCAACTCCTTCGCCTCTCAGCTCGTCTCCGTCGTGCTCTCCGATGCTTCTTCCGTAGGCGGCCCTCGTCTCTGTTTCGCCGACGGTGTTTGGGTTGAACAGTCTCTCACTCTGAACCCTTCCTTCAAACAACTCGTCACTGCTGATTACCACGCTGCTTTAGCCTCTGTTGATTTCCAAACTAAGGTCAGTGATTACTGATTTCCCTCACCACCAACATGCTTTTTCTATTTTCGGATTTCATAAATCATAACCTAATTTGTTGAATTTgaacaccttcatcttctattgaaatgtgttagaagtcccacattgactagagattcAATGTGGCCAAACAAGTCCTTATAAAGGTAGAGCAACACTCAACACTTAGCTAGcgtttgggttgagttaggcctccctaattctaataaAATGATTATATGAAAAATGAAGAATCAAAGTGATTGTATTTGCATAActgattatttttaaatttggtGATGGTTTCAAAGGCTGTGGAAGTGGCCAATGAAGTTAATGCATGGGCTGAGAAAGAGACAAATGGTCTTGTCAAAGATCTTCTTCCTGCTGGGTCAGTTGATGCCTCAACCAGGCTCATCTTTGCAAATGCATTGTATTTCAAAGGTGCATGGACTGAGAAGTTTGATGCTTCAATGACTAAAGACTGTGATTTTCACCTTCTTGATGGCACCTCAGTCAAGGTTCCCTTCATGGTCAGCAAGAAGAAGCAGTTCATTGGTGCTTTTGATGGTTTCAAGGTTCTTGGTCTTCCTTATAAGCAGGGTGACGATAAGCGTCAGTTCTCCATGTACTTGTTTCTTCCGGATGCAAAAGATGGGCTGTCGGCTTTGATTGAGCAGGTGGCTTCGAAACCCGGGTTTCTGAAGCGAAATCTTCCTGCTCATAAAGTGGAAGTAGGCGACTTCAGGATTTCCCGATTCAAAATT
This is a stretch of genomic DNA from Lotus japonicus ecotype B-129 chromosome 1, LjGifu_v1.2. It encodes these proteins:
- the LOC130721067 gene encoding serpin-ZX-like, with product MDLRESIETQTDVSLTIAKLLFSKHSKDKNAVFSPLSLHVVLSILAAGSEGPTLHQLLTFLRSNSTDHLNSFASQLVSVVLSDASSVGGPRLCFADGVWVEQSLTLNPSFKQLVTADYHAALASVDFQTKAVEVANEVNAWAEKETNGLVKDLLPAGSVDASTRLIFANALYFKGAWTEKFDASMTKDCDFHLLDGTSVKVPFMVSKKKQFIGAFDGFKVLGLPYKQGDDKRQFSMYLFLPDAKDGLSALIEQVASKPGFLKRNLPAHKVEVGDFRISRFKISFGFETSDVLKELGVVLPFSNDAHLTKMVDSSTVGQGLYVSNIFHKSFIEVNEEGTEAAAASAVTIKLRSLQVLTRVDFVADHPFLFVIREDLTGTVLFTGQVLNPLAG